The Gammaproteobacteria bacterium genome window below encodes:
- a CDS encoding phosphomannomutase/phosphoglucomutase has protein sequence MNIDPHIFRAYDIRGVVKTALKPEVVTLIGQALGGLYPNSKTVVVGRDGRMSSKQLVDSLSHGLQACGCEVIDIGEVPTPVLYYATHKLNTGAGVMVTGSHNPPEYNGLKMVMDGRTLHGEDIQAIYQCIINNQLKSEAGSIKQEDLLDTYISRIAEDVKLARPLRIGVDCGNGVAGPAALTLFKQLGCEIFDLYCDVDGSFPNHHPNPSDPKNLEDLITCVHKNKLHLGLAFDGDGDRVGVVDDKGEVLWADRQMMLYSRDVLSRKPGAKIIFDVKSSRNLAAVIEAAGGEAIMWKTGHSFIKNKMSETGAELAGEMSGHIFFKERWYGFDDALYSAARLLEILAKQDLSSSDLFSTLPNSISTPEINVHFDEDGAQHVFMQKFASLVDLPDAKITTIDGIRADYQNGWGLVRASNTTPSLVIRFEADDERVIESIKNDFRQQMSKTDSNIELPF, from the coding sequence ATGAATATAGATCCCCATATTTTTCGTGCTTACGATATCCGCGGTGTGGTTAAGACTGCGCTGAAACCAGAAGTCGTCACATTGATAGGCCAAGCTTTAGGAGGCCTGTATCCAAACAGTAAAACCGTGGTTGTGGGCCGTGATGGCAGAATGTCTAGTAAACAGCTGGTAGATAGTCTAAGCCATGGCCTGCAGGCTTGTGGCTGTGAAGTTATAGATATTGGTGAAGTGCCAACGCCTGTGTTGTATTACGCCACTCATAAACTTAACACCGGTGCAGGTGTAATGGTGACTGGCAGCCATAACCCACCTGAATATAACGGCCTGAAAATGGTAATGGATGGAAGAACACTGCATGGTGAAGACATACAGGCCATTTACCAATGTATTATAAATAATCAACTTAAGTCCGAAGCAGGCAGTATTAAACAAGAAGATCTATTAGATACTTACATTTCAAGAATAGCCGAAGACGTGAAACTTGCGCGTCCTCTACGAATCGGCGTTGACTGTGGCAATGGTGTTGCAGGACCCGCTGCACTAACATTATTTAAACAACTAGGGTGTGAAATTTTCGATTTATATTGTGATGTAGATGGGAGTTTTCCTAACCACCACCCCAATCCCAGCGATCCAAAAAACCTTGAAGATTTAATTACATGTGTGCATAAAAATAAACTGCACTTAGGCCTTGCTTTTGACGGTGACGGTGACCGAGTTGGGGTTGTTGATGATAAGGGAGAAGTATTATGGGCAGATCGCCAAATGATGCTTTATTCTCGTGACGTACTTTCCAGAAAGCCGGGAGCAAAAATCATTTTTGATGTGAAATCATCTAGAAATTTAGCAGCCGTAATTGAAGCAGCCGGTGGCGAAGCCATAATGTGGAAAACAGGTCATTCATTTATTAAAAACAAAATGTCAGAAACAGGCGCTGAATTAGCGGGTGAAATGAGTGGACATATCTTTTTCAAAGAGCGCTGGTATGGCTTTGATGATGCACTTTATAGTGCTGCACGCTTATTAGAAATTCTTGCTAAGCAAGATCTGTCGAGTAGCGATCTATTTTCTACTCTACCAAACTCAATCAGTACGCCAGAAATTAACGTACACTTTGATGAGGACGGAGCACAACACGTGTTTATGCAAAAATTTGCCAGCCTCGTGGACCTCCCTGATGCAAAGATCACAACTATTGATGGCATCCGTGCTGATTACCAAAATGGTTGGGGCCTTGTGCGCGCTTCAAATACAACACCTTCTTTAGTGATTCGATTTGAAGCAGATGATGAAAGAGTAATAGAGAGTATTAAAAATGATTTTCGTCAACAAATGTCTAAAACGGATTCTAATATTGAATTGCCATTTTAA
- a CDS encoding dUTP diphosphatase: protein MSQYSKTQKTEVRILDSRIGKEIPLPTYATAGSAGMDLRACVDASITISPGETVLIPTGISIYIQDPGLAATILPRSGLGHKHGIVLGNLVGLIDSDYQGPLMVSLWNRGSETFSIDVGDRIAQLVIVPIVQTEFEIVEEFTVSDRGEGGFGHTGTT, encoded by the coding sequence ATGTCACAGTACTCAAAAACGCAAAAGACCGAAGTCAGAATACTCGATAGCCGCATCGGTAAAGAAATCCCGCTACCTACTTATGCCACTGCTGGATCTGCAGGGATGGATTTACGCGCCTGTGTTGATGCATCAATAACTATTTCACCAGGTGAAACTGTATTAATCCCAACAGGCATCTCCATTTACATCCAAGACCCTGGGCTTGCCGCAACCATTTTACCACGTTCAGGCCTAGGCCACAAACATGGGATCGTTTTAGGCAACCTAGTCGGATTGATTGATTCAGACTATCAAGGCCCGCTAATGGTATCGCTTTGGAATCGTGGCAGCGAAACATTTTCTATCGATGTGGGGGATCGTATTGCTCAATTGGTTATCGTGCCGATAGTGCAAACTGAATTTGAAATTGTTGAAGAATTTACAGTATCGGATCGAGGTGAGGGTGGCTTCGGTCACACCGGCACAACTTAG